The following is a genomic window from Candidatus Zixiibacteriota bacterium.
ATATTTCAACAAAGCTTTCCTGCAGGCGGTTTTCATGGAATTCGAATTTTTGCAGAAAACCCGCGAACACTCAAGCTTTTTTACCCGCCAGGAGCGCCCGATCACGCTGTGACGGCTGCCACTGCGGTTGACTTCCCGCCCTCCCCCGGATAAACAACGCTGTAGAGTTGACAGGTTCCACCGGGCTTTCCACGATCGCGGCGCAACTTATCCACAGGTTTTCCGCTGCCGATGAAGATCAAGCAGGAACAGCTGGAACGGCTCGCGGGTCAACTTCTGGCAAGCTATCGCTCCAAAGGGTTGCTGGTAGCCAAAGGCGGCGATGCTGAGATCAAGGCGCGAATCGTCGCCGTCGTCGCCCAGAATTTCGCCGAGGAAGAGGCCATCGAAGAGGAGGCTCGCAGGGTGCTGGCGGAGCACGGCCGAGCCGCCCGGGACATGGACCCATACAAGATGTTTCTGATCGCCAAGCAAAAGGTCGCGGCGAGGAAGGGTTTCATCCTGTGACCCGCCTTTCGGAGAGCCGCGTATCGCACCTCGCGCATCTGATCGTCGACGCCGTGACGAAGAGCGGCCTCGGGGAGTTCACCAACGTCGGGCGCGCTCTGGCCGAGACCAAAGCCGTGCTGCACAGCTTTTTCCAGCACGAAGATCAGATCGACGAGATCGTCCGGAAAAAAATCCAGTCGCTGTCCCGGCCCATTCCGCCGGGGAGCCGCGAGTGGGACGTGCTCTACCGCAAGTACTTCGAGGAAGAAGCGCGAAAGCACAGGAAATAGCCGTCCTTGGAGCCTTGACAGCCCGGGACGGATGTTTACATTAGGCTGGCTTCGGAAGCGCCCTTCCACACCGCGGCGCGGCCGGCCGGATTCCACGCATTCGATGACTCATTTTGGACGCTTGAAAGGAGGCGGGAAGTGAAGATCAGGCCGTTGCAGGATCGGATTATCGTCAAGAGGATCGCCGAGGAGGAAAAGAGCAAGGGAGGCATCATCATTCCCGATACCGCCAAGGAGAAGCCGCAGGAAGGAAGAGTGGTGGCCGTCGGCAAAGGGAAAGTCAACGAGGACGGGAAAATCACGCCGCTCGACGTCAAGGTGAACGACCGGGTGCTTTTCGGCAAGTACGCCGGCACCGAGATCAACATCGACGGCGAAGAGCATCTGATCATGCGCGAGGAGGATATCCTCGGGGTGATCGAGAAATAACTCTGCAGACTCGAACGGGAGGGAAACAATGGCAGCCAAGATGGTAAAATTCAACCGGGACGCCCGGGACGCGATTCTGAGAGGCGTCAACATCCTCGCCGACGCGGTGACGGTGACGCTGGGGCCAAAGGGCCGCAACGTGGTGCTCGAGAAGTCGTTCGGGGCGCCGAACGTGACCAAGGACGGCGTTACCGTCGCGAAGGAAGTCGAGCTCGAGGACAAGTTCGAGAACATGGGCGCCCAGATGGTCAAGGAGGTCGCGAGCAAGACCTCCGACGTGGCGGGCGACGGCACCACGACGGCGACCGTGCTGGCCCGCCAGATCTACGCCGAGGGCGCGAAGCTGGTGGCGGCGGGCCACGATCCGATGTCGCTGAAGCGCGGCATCGACAAGGCGGTGGAAGCGGTCGTGGCAGAGCTCAAGAACCTCTCCAAGCCCACCAAGGACCCCAAAGAGATCGCCCAGGTCGGCACCATCGCCGCGAATAACGACCCCACGATCGGCGAGGTGATCGCGGAAGCGATGAACAAGGTCGGCAAGGAAGGCGTGATCACGGTCGAGGAAGCCAAGGGGCTGGAAACGACGCTGGACGTGGTCGAGGGGATGCAGTTCGACCGCGGCTATCTCTCGCCCTACTTCGTCACCGACCCCGAGCGGATGGAATGCGTCCTCCAGGACGCCTACCTGCTGATCCACGAGAAGAAGATCAGCAACATGAAGGAACTGTTGCCGATCCTCGAGCAGATCGCGAAATCCGGCAAGCCCTTCATCATCATCGCCGAGGATGTGGAGGGTGAAGCGCTGGCCACGCTGGTGGTCAACAAGATCCGCGGCACATTGCACTGCGCGGCGGTGAAGGCTCCGGGCTTCGGCGACCGACGCAAGGCGATGCTCGAGGACATTGCGATCCTCACCGGCGGCAAGCTCATCGCCGAAGAGCTGGGGATCAAGCTCGAGAACGTTTCGCTGCACGACCTCGGCCGCGCCAAGAGGATCGTCGTCGACAAGGACAACACGACCATCGTCGACGGCGCCGGCAAGAAGGCGGACCTGGAGGCCCGCATCAAGCAGATCCGCGCGCAGATCGAGGAGACGACCTCGGACTACGACCGCGAGAAGCTGCAGGAGCGGCTCGCGAAGCTGATCGGCGGCGTCGCCGTCATCAACGTCGGCGCGGCGACGGAAATCGAGATGAAGGAAAAGAAGGCCAGGGTCGAGGATGCGCTCCACGCGACCCGCGCGGCCGTCGAGGAAGGCGTCGTGCCCGGAGGCGGGGTGGCGTTGCTCCGTTGTGCGCCGGCGCTGGACAAGCTGAGGGTCGGCGAGGAGGAGAAGGCGGGCGTCGGCATCATCCGGCGGGCGCTCGAAGAGCCTTTGCGGCGGATCGCGATGAACGCGGGCGTCGAGGGCGCCATCGCGCTCCAGAAGGTCAAGGAAGGAAAAGGCTCGTTCGGCTTCAATGCCGCCACCGAGGAATACGAGGACCTCATGAAGGCGGGGATCATCGATCCGACCAAGGTGGTTCGCACCGCGCTGCAGAACGCGGCTTCCGTGGCCGGCATGCTTTTGACCACCGAAGCGATGGTCGCGGAAAAGCCGGAGGAGAAGCCGCCCGTGCCGGCGATGCCGCCCGGAGGCGGAATGGGCGGGATGATGTAGGCCGGGCTTTGAGGCGTCCGGGGCCCGCTGTGCCTGGTTCAAGGGTACAGCGGGCCTTTGTTTTTTGGCGTCTACCTTGACAACCCACGCCTTTTCCACTAGTCTGTTTATTCAATTTTCGCTGAAATTATCGTAATTTAGACAATGTTCGAATCGCTCACGGAAAAGCTCGAGCTGACCTTCAAGCGGCTCCGAGGCCAGGGGAAGATCAGCGAAAAGAACATCGACGACGCCCTGCGCGAGGTGCGGCTCGCGCTGCTCGAAGCCGACGTTCACGTCCAGGTCGTCAAGAGCTTTCTCGATTCGGTGAAATCGAAATCGCTCGGGCAGGAAGTCCTGCTCAGCCTCACGCCGGACCAGCAGTTCATCAAGATCGTCGCCGACGAGCTGGCCGCCATCCTGGGCGGCGAGCACCGGGAGCTCGATCTCAAGGCGGCTCCCCCCGTGGCGGTCATGCTGGTCGGGCTGCAGGGTTCCGGCAAGACGACGACCGTCGCGAAGCTGGCGCGCCACCTCAAGAGGTCCCAGGGGAGGACTCCTTACCTGGTGCCGGCCGATGTCTACCGCCCGGCGGCCATCGAGCAGCTCCAGATCCTTGGAAAAGAGCTCGACCTTCCGGTCCACCCGACCGACCCCGAGAGCGATCCCGTGGACATCTGCCGGCAGGCACTGGAGCAGGCGAAAAGCCGGTTTTGCGACCTGCTCCTCATCGACACCGCCGGACGGCTCCACATAGACGAGCCGCTGATGCGGGAGCTCGCGGCGATCAAGGCAGCAATCGCCCCGCGCCACGTCCTGTTCGTCGCCGATTCGATGACCGGCCAGGACGCGGTCAACCAGGCGATCGGCTTCGACCGCCATCTGGAGCTGACCGGGGTGATTCTGACCAAGCTCGACGGCGACGCCCGTGGCGGGGCGGCGCTTTCGATCCGCCGGATGGTCGGCAAGCCGATCCTCTTCTGCGGAACCGGTGAGAAGCTCGACGCGCTCGAGCCATTTTATCCCGACCGGCTGGCGTCGCGGATTCTCGGGATGGGCGACATCCTGTCGTTGATCGACAAGGCCCAGCAGACCATCGAGCAGAAGGACGCGGCCCGGCTCCAGAAGGTCATCCAGAAACAGCAGTTCACGCTCGAAGAGTTCTTGTTGCAGCTGCAGCAGATCAAGAAGATGGGCTCGATGGGAAGCCTTCTCGAGCTGATCCCCGGCGGAAAGAGGCTCGCTTCCCAGGTCGATACGGAAAAAGCCGAGCAGGAGCTCAAGCGGGTCGAGGCCATCATCAACTCGATGACGCTCCAGGAGCGGCGCCACCCTGGCATCCTCAACGGCAGCCGGCGCCGGCGCATCGCCCAGGGCAGCGGCACGACCGTGACCGACGTCAACCGGCTGATGAAGCAGTTCTTGGAGATGAAAAAGATGATGCAGAGGGTGAACAAGCTTGGGGTGCGGTCGCTGTTCGGCCGGATGCCTCACCTGTTCCAGTAAAGGAGAACGAATCGATGAGCGTTAGAATTCGCCTCGCCCGTCACGGCGCCAAGAAAAGACCGTTTTATCGGATCGTGGTCTGCGACGGGCGCTTTCCCAGGGACGGCCGGTACATCGAGCAGGTCGGGACCTACGATCCCAACGCCGCCGGCGGGGGAATCAAGATCGACCGCGAAAAAGTTCAGAGCTGGATCCAGCGGGGAGCCAAGCCGAGCGAAACGGTCTCCCAGCTGATCGCGCGGCAGAGCCGATCCGCTTGATCCGAACGGGAGGAGGCTTTCTCCTCATGAAAGAGCTTGTCCAGTATCTGGCGAAATCCCTCGTGAGCAATCCGGACGCCGTGGAGGTCAAGGAAACCGAGGAAGAATCCACTTCGATCTTCGAGTTGAAGGTGGCGAAAGAGGATCTGGGACGCATCATCGGCAAGCAGGGCAGAACCGCGAAATCGATCCGTACGATTCTCAACGCGGCCGCGTCCCGGACCAACCGCAGGGTGGTGCTCGAGATCGTCGAGGAAAAATAGCGTCGGATCCCTGCGCGCCGGTGTCTGAGCGACTGGTTCCACTCGGGAAGATCGTCACGACTCACGGCGTCGGCGGCTGGCTGAAACTCAATCCATACAATCCGGAAACTGCGCTCCTGACGGCCGGACGCGAGGTGATCGTGCGGCGCGGGGGCTCGCGGTCGGTGCACGTCGTCGAAGCGAGCCGGCGGCAGCGCTCGCAAATCGTCTTCAAGCTCCGCGGTGTCGACGACATCACGCACGCGCAGGAGCTGATCGGAGCGACGCTGTCCGTGCCCGAGAGCGCTTTGGCCCCGCTGCCGCCCGGAGAGTACTATCATTTCCAGGTGATCGGCCTGGAGGTATTCGACGTGGAAGGCCGTCGGATCGGCGTCGTCAAGGAGGCCCGCCACTCCCCGGGCGGCGAGCTTTACGTTATCGCCGGGCCGCAGAAAGAGTACCTGATTCCGGCGGTCAAGGAGATCGTCGAGAAAGTGGACTTTGCGGCGGGCAGGTTGATCATCCGCCCTCCCGAGGGTCTCCTCGACCTCTGACGCAGTTGGCCGTAGCTCGATGCTGACCTTTACCGTCATCACCTTGTTCCCTTCGATGCTCGAGTCGCCCCTCGGCCATAGCATCCTCAAGAAGGCGCAGGAGAAAGAATTGATCTCGGTCTCCATGGTGGACCCGCGCGACTACACGGCGGACCGCCACCGGATCGCCGACGATTATCCGTACGGCGGCGGCCATGGAATGGTGATGAAGCCCGAGCCCCTCGTGGCCTCGATCGAGGACGTCAGGCGGAAATCTCCCGGCGCTCGCGTCATCCTGCTTTGCCCCCAGGGACGGGTCTTCGATCAGGCTGTGGCCGCCCGACTGGCCCGCGAGAACCATGTGGTGCTGGTGTGCGGCCGCTACGAAGGAGTCGACGAACGTGTCAAGGCGTTCGTCGACGAAGAGCTGTCGATCGGCGACTATACCCTGAGCGGCGGTGAACCCGCCGCGCTGGTCGTCATCGACGCCGTGGCCCGGCTGGTCGCGGGCGTGCTCGGAAACGAAAGATCGGCCGCGGAGGAATCGTTTGTTGAGGGCCTTCTCGAGTACCCCCAGTACACGAGGCCCGAAGAGTTCCGCGGGATGCGCGTGCCGGACGTGCTCCTCTCGGGGGACCACGAGCGGATCCGGCGGTGGCGCCGGCGCGCGAGCGTCGCACTCACCGCCGAGCGGCGGCCCGACCTCCTCGCGCGCGCCCGGCTGAGCGCGGAGGAAAAGGCCGAGGCACTGAAGCACCGGGCCCCCGTCTACCTCGCCCTGCTCCATCATCCGGTTTACGACAAGAACGGCCGGGTGGTGACCACGGCGGTGACCAACATGGACATCCACGACATCGCGCGGGCCGCGCGAACCTACGGCGTCCGGGCCCTCTACGTTGTCACTCCCGTCAAGGCGCTCCAGAAGCTGTCGCTCAAGATCATCGAGCACTGGGAAACCGGCTATGGGGCCGAGTACAACGCTACCCGCAAGGAGGCTCTGGCGCTGGCGCGCGTCACCGACGCGCTCGACGACGTGCTCATTGACGTCGAGCGCGAAAGCGGCATCCAGCCCGCGATCGTCGCGACCTCCGCCAGGACGGGTCCGGGACGCGCCTCTTTCCCCCAGGTCCGGGACATGTTAATAAAGAGTTCTCGGCCAGTGCTGATTCTTTTCGGGACGGGCTGGGGCCTGACGGACGAGATCCTTTCCCGAGCGGATTACATTCTGGAGCCCGTCGAGGGTTGCGCCGGCTACAATCACCTGTCCGTGAGGTCGGCGGCAGCCATCATTTTGGACCGCCTCTTGCGGTATTGAACACCTTGTCGAAGGAGTCGCGTTATGAACATCTTGAACGAGATCGAAGCGCAGCAAACCAAGCAGCAACCTCCGTCGCTCAGGCCCGGCGAAACGGTACGGGTTCATGTCAAAGTCGTCGAAGGCGAGAAGGAACGGACGCAGGTCTTCGAGGGAACCGTGATCGGGCTTTCCGGCGAAGGGAACCGCGCGATGTTTCGCGTGCGCAAGGTTTCCTACGGAGTCGGGGTGGAGCGCATCTTTCCGCTCCATTCGCCGCGCATCGAGAAGGTCGAAGTGGTCGCGCGCGGAAAAGTGCGCCGGGCGAAGCTCTACTATCTGCGGCAGCGGTCGGGCAAAGCGGCGCGGTTGAGCGGCGAAGAGGGGTCTTCCGGAGGTTGATCTATCTGGCCAGGCCGATGATCCGCCCATTGCCGTCGAAGACGGCCCCTGGGTGGACTTTCAGCTCCCCGGCTTTGACTTCGCCCCGGAACTGCCCGCCAGGCATGATCTCGAAGCAACCCGCCACCTGCACCTTCCCGGCGAGCTGGCCTTCGAGCTGGAGGTGCCGCGCCGAAACGCGCGCGTCCACCCGCGCGTTGGGACCGACCACCAGCAGGTCGTTGGCCTTGACCTCCCCGGTAAAGCGGCTGTCGATCTTGACCGGAAGATCGTAGCTCAGCTTTCCCGAAACCGCTGAATCGGGGAAAAGCACCGTCCTCACCGCCCCGTGCATGAAGGAGGGGCTGCGGTTTTCAGGCTTCTCCGGCATGGTCCGAAACGCCGCTCCACCATACCATTCCGTTCGTCCAAAGCAAGCAACCCGGCCAGGCCACTTCGCCGGGAACGTCCAGCGCCCCCTGTCGAGGGCCAACCGATTTGTGCTAGCATGCTCTTGAAATGGAGCTGTTCGATTCCCTGCCGAGCCGGCGTTCCCGGGGGGAGGCGCCGCTCGCCGAGCGCATGCGCCCGAGGACGCCCGACGAGTTCGTGGGCCAGAGGCATCTTCTCGGCGAAGGCAGAATCCTGCGCGAGATGCTCGCCGGCGGGATGCTGCGGTCGCTGATCCTCTGGGGGCCTCCGGGAAGCGGCAAGACAACGCTCGCTCAGCTCCTGGCCGACGCCGCCGGCGCCGCCCGGATTCACTTCTCCGCCGTCACGTCGGGAGTCAAGGACCTCAAGAAGGTCATCGCCGAGGCGGAGCAGCTCCACCGAGCGGGAAAATCGACCGTGCTCTTCGTCGACGAGATCCACCGCTTCAACAAGGCGCAGCAGGACATCTTCCTCCCTTACGTCGAGCGCGGCGTGATCGCGCTGATCGGCGCGACCACGGAGAATCCCTCGTTCGAGGTGATCTCTCCCCTCCTGTCGCGCTGTCAGGTCCTGGTACTGCGACCGCTCGACCCCGCGGAGATCGGGGAGATCGTCGATCGTGCCCTGCGGGACCCGGACCGCGGGCTGGGAGCCCTGCGCCTGGAGTTGACCGCGGCTGCGCGCGACTTCCTGATCCAGCAGTCCGGCGGAGATTGCCGGGTGGCGCTGAACGCTCTGGAGACCGCGGCCGCGCTGGTGCGCAAGAAACCGGGACGGTGCAGCATCGAGATCTCCGACATCGAGGAAGCGATCCAGAGAAGGCCCCTGCAGTACGACAAGGCGGGCGAGGAGCATTACAACGTCATCTCGGCTTTCATCAAGAGCCTGCGCGGCAGCGATCCCGACGCCGCGCTTTACTGGATGATGCGGATGATCGAGGCGGGCGAAGATCCGCTGTTCATCGCCCGACGAATGATCATCTTCGCCGCGGAAGACATCGGCAACGCCGATCCCAGAGCCCTCCAGGTAGCGGTCGCCGCCAAGGACGCCTTTCATTTCGTCGGACTTCCGGAGGGAAAGATTCCGCTGGCCCAGGCGGTGACCTACCTCGCCACCGCCCCGAAGTCCAATGCCTCCTACAAGGCGATGCTCGCCGCTTCGCGGGACGTCGAAGAGCACGGCGCATTACCGGTCCCGCTCCATCTCCGCAACGCGCCCACGCCTTTGATGGAAAAACTCGGGTACGGCAAGGACTACAGATACGCGCACGATTTTCCGGGGCACCGGGTCGACCAGCAGCACATGCCAGACGCGCTGGCGGGAGCGAGGTATTACCACCCTTCCGATTCCGGCTTCGAAAAGGAGATCAAGGCCCGCTGGTCCCGTCCGGCCCCGCGGAAGGACGAGCCGGAAAGCTAGCCGCGAGATGCGGCGTGCAGCCGGGTCGAACACCTGTAACGGAGGGCGTCACGGATGGAAGCGGTCTATCGTCACTTCGTGATCTGCCTGTTGACCGGTCTCGTCACGCTTCTTCCGGTCGGAGGCACCTTTCTTCTCCTCGTGTACGCTGAAAACTCCCTCAGCCCGCTGATCCCTGCGCGGTTTTACTTTCCCGGCGCGGGTTTGCTGTCGGTTATCGCCCTGCTCTATCTCCTGGGTCTTACGCTGACGACGGTACTTGGCCGATGGCTCTGGCATCGAACCGACGCGCTCGTCTGCCGCCTGCCCGGGCTCGGCCTCCTTTACCGCACCCTCAAGCAGATCCTCGGCCTCGACCCGGGGGAGGGGGCGCTTTTTGAGCGTGTAGTACTGGTTCCCGACGAAGGAACCGGCGGCGCCGAGATCGGCCTGGTGACGGGGTCCGAGGGCAACGGGGAAGCGCAAAGGCTGCTGGTCTTCGTTCCCCATTCGCCCAACCCGGCACAGGGCCGGCTTTTGCGTCTTTCGCCGGGGCGCGTTATTCCGACCGACTGGAGCGTCGACCGGGCGCTGAAGGGGCTGTTCTCGCTCGGCAAATTCTAATCTCCAGGTCCGGGCGGAAGGACATACGACGAACCTGCCGCCGATCCCAGGAGAGCCGTTCGCCCGACGCTTTTCTTGACTCACGCGGCCGGCGCCCTGCTGATCAAGAAGTCCGGCCGGCGCGGCCCGCCAGATCGAGCAGAAAAGCGTAGCAAAACGCGGTCTCGCGGTACCGCCGGAAACGGCCGGACGCCCCGCCGTGACCGGCTTCCATGTTGGTCTTGAACAGCAGCCGGTTGCGGTCGGTCTTCAGCTCCCGCAGCTTCGCCACCCATTTGGCGGGCTCCCAGTATTGGACCTGCGAATCGTGAAGGCCCGCAGTGATCAGCATGTGCGGGTAGTCTTTCGCCTCGACGTTGTCGTAAGGGGAATAGGAAAGCATGTAGTCGAAATACTTCTCGTCGTTCGGATCTCCCCATTCGTCGTACTCTCCGGTGGTGAGCGGCACGGACGGGTCGAGCATGGTGGTGACCACGTCGACGAACGGCACTTCGGCCACGATTCCCTTGAAAAGATCCGGCCGCATGTTGGCGATCGCCCCCATGAGAAGCCCGCCCGCGCTCCGCCCCATGGCGAAGAGCAGATCCGGGCAGGTATAGCCCTCCCTGATCAGATGCTCGGCGCATGCGATGAAGTCGGTGAAGGTGTTTTTCTTCTTCAGCAGCTTGCCGTCCTCGTACCACGACCGGCCGAGCTCCTGGCCGCCGCGCACGTGGGCGATCGCGTAGACGAAGCCGCGATCGATCAGGCTCAGGCGCGGCGACGAGAACGCGGCGTCCGTGCTCAGGCCGTACGCGCCGTAGCCGTAGAGCAGCAGCGGGTTGCGCCCGTTTTTCTCGACGCCGCGGCGGTAAACGATCGAGATCGGAACCTCCACGCCGTCCGCCTGCGCGTAGAGGCGTTCGGCGACGTAGTCGTCCGGGTCGAAGCCGCCCAGCACCTCCTCGCGTTTCAGCAGCCGCCGCTCGCCGGTGTCCATGTCGTGGTCGTAGATCGAGACCGGGGTTTTCATCGAGGTGTACTCGATGCGCAGCAGCGCGGTGTCCAGCTCGGGATTGTCGCCGAAGCCAGCCCGATAGCTTGGCTCGTCGAAAACCAGCTCGTGCCCCGCCCCGCCGCTCCAGGGGATCACGCGGATGTGAACCAGCCCCCGGCGGCGCTCCTCGACCGCCAGGTGGCGGGCGAACACCTCGAAATCGCTCAGCAGCACGTCCTCGCGGTGTGGAACGATCTCCACCCAGTTTTCCTCGGCCGGATGCTCCACGGGCGCCGCGACCAGGCGAAAATTCTTCGCCCCGCGGTTCGTCCGGATCAGGAAGCGGTCCTCGAAATGCTCGACGTAATACTCGTGGTCGCGCTGGCGCGCCAGCAGCAGTCGCGGTTCGCTCTCGGGATCGTCGGCTTCCAGATAGCGGCACTCCTGGCTGAGGGTCTGCGAGGAGACGATCATGATGAACCGGTTCGACTTGGTCTTGAATACGTAGGTCGAAAAGGTTTCGTCGGTCTCCTCGAAAACGAGAACGTCCCGCGAGGGATCGCTCCCCAGCGCATGCCGGAAGATCCGGCACGACCGGAGCGTGACCGGATCCTGCTTGGCGTAGAATAGCGTGCGGTTGTCGTTGGCCCACGCGAGGCTCTCGGTCGCCTCGGGAATCGCCTCATCGAGCGTTTCCCCCGTGGTCAGATTCTTGAAGTGAATGGTATAGACCCTCCGCCCCACGGTGTCCGTAGCGTAGGCGAGAACGTCGCTGCCGGAGCTGACCGCCCAGCCGCCGATCGAGAAAAACTCGTGCCCGCGCGCAAGCTCGTTCCCGTCGAGCATGATCTCTTCCGCAGCATCGAGCGAGCCGCGCTTTCGAGCCAGGATCGGATATTCCTTTCCTTCCTCGAAGCGGGTGTAGTAGAAATAGCCGCATTTGCGGTAAGGCACCGACTGGTCAGCCGGCTTGAAGCGCGCCTTGATTTCCTCGAACAGGGCGTCCTCGAGCGCCCTGAGGTGAGCGGTTTCCCTCTCGGCGCGCTCGTTTTCCGCCCTGAGATACGCCAGGACCTCCGGGTTCTCCCGCTCGCGCAGCCAGTAGTAAGGGTCGATGCGCTTCCTCCCGTGCTTTTCGAGGATCGTCGGGATCTTCTTCAACATGCAGCCCTTTCACTCCCCGACATCGCGCGCGGAGTGCCCCCTACTTCTTCCTTTCTTGCCGAGCGGCGATCCGCCCGCCCCCGACGAGGATTGCCAGCGGAGCCGAAACGACCGCCAGAACGAGCCTTTTGTCAGCCGACCGCATGAAGCGACCTCCTTGTTTCGGCCACGGGGCGGTTATTATCGGGCTCCGCGGTGAAAATGTCCAACCGCCTCTTTGACACCGGCGGCCGGCACCGGTAATGTCGAAACCCGCCGGCGCCAAGTAACGGTATTCCGCGAATGAACCTCCCGCTGCGATTGCTCGTCTCCGCCGTCTGGTTCTCGAGCGCCGCGGTCGTCTTTGCGAGCGCGGACCGATCTCCGCCGAAAGCGATCGTGGTCGCCTGGGATGGCGCCGTTCCCGCCTTCGCCGGCGACCTGCTCCGACAGGGAAAACTCCCTCATCTTTCGAGGCTGATCGAGACCGGAGTTTTCGCCGACGACGTCCTTGCGGTCTACCCGTCGCTCACCGCTCCCGGTTTCGCGTCGCTCATGACCGGGGCCCGGCCCGATGCCACCGGGATAACCGGCAACCGCATCCCGCGCCTGCCGAAGGACCGCTTTACGGTTCTCGAAAGCGCCCCGGGCTTCTCTCCCGAGCTGCAACGGGCGGAAACGATCGTCGAGGTCGCCCGGCGCGCCGGCCGCAACGTGGTGGACCTGCACATGCCGTTCGCGCCGCCGAGATCGGGCGGCGGGCTGCACTTTCGGGGATATGCCGGCATTTCCGGGCGCGACGGCGTCGTCGACGCCGAAAGCCACCGCCCCCGCGCCTCTCCTCCGTGGACCAACGCGCCCGCCAGTCTCGCTGCGCCTCTGGAAACCAGTTTCGCCGTCGGCGCCTCGACGCTCTACTGCCTGCTGATCGATGATCCGGCGGATGAGCGGCCCGGCTACGACACGATGCTCGTGGCTCCCGAGCGGGACGCCGCTCGCGCGAAAGCACGGCTGAAGGCGGCGCCTGCAGGAGCCGGCCCGTCCTACTGGAGCGATCCTGTCCAGGTCCGCACCGCTTCCGGAGAACCCGCCACCGTCTATTTCCGCCTGTTCCACCTCGATCCCGGAGGCAAGGAATTTCTGCTCTACTTCACGCGCCCGGCGCGCGACCTCGCCGCGCCGCCGCATTTGCTCCGGGACGCAAGTCCCCTCGTCCGCGCTTTCGTCGGCAACGGCGCCAGCGTCCCGTATCTGCGCAGGAATTTCGGGCCGACGATCCCCGACGGCGGAGACGGGCTGGCCGAAGCACGTTATCTCGAAACCGTTTCGTTCGCCCTGTATCAGCTCGAGCAGGCCGCGCGCTGGGCCATCGCGTTCGTCCCCTGGGATCTTTTTTTCGTCTACACGCCGTTCCCCGACGAAAGCGAGCATCTCTGGCGCGGCTACCTCGACCCGGCGCTTCCAGGCTACCGCAGCGAGATCGCCGGGCGGCTGCGGCCGCT
Proteins encoded in this region:
- the rplS gene encoding 50S ribosomal protein L19; translation: MNILNEIEAQQTKQQPPSLRPGETVRVHVKVVEGEKERTQVFEGTVIGLSGEGNRAMFRVRKVSYGVGVERIFPLHSPRIEKVEVVARGKVRRAKLYYLRQRSGKAARLSGEEGSSGG
- a CDS encoding polymer-forming cytoskeletal protein, with amino-acid sequence MPEKPENRSPSFMHGAVRTVLFPDSAVSGKLSYDLPVKIDSRFTGEVKANDLLVVGPNARVDARVSARHLQLEGQLAGKVQVAGCFEIMPGGQFRGEVKAGELKVHPGAVFDGNGRIIGLAR
- a CDS encoding replication-associated recombination protein A; amino-acid sequence: MELFDSLPSRRSRGEAPLAERMRPRTPDEFVGQRHLLGEGRILREMLAGGMLRSLILWGPPGSGKTTLAQLLADAAGAARIHFSAVTSGVKDLKKVIAEAEQLHRAGKSTVLFVDEIHRFNKAQQDIFLPYVERGVIALIGATTENPSFEVISPLLSRCQVLVLRPLDPAEIGEIVDRALRDPDRGLGALRLELTAAARDFLIQQSGGDCRVALNALETAAALVRKKPGRCSIEISDIEEAIQRRPLQYDKAGEEHYNVISAFIKSLRGSDPDAALYWMMRMIEAGEDPLFIARRMIIFAAEDIGNADPRALQVAVAAKDAFHFVGLPEGKIPLAQAVTYLATAPKSNASYKAMLAASRDVEEHGALPVPLHLRNAPTPLMEKLGYGKDYRYAHDFPGHRVDQQHMPDALAGARYYHPSDSGFEKEIKARWSRPAPRKDEPES
- a CDS encoding DUF502 domain-containing protein, which encodes MEAVYRHFVICLLTGLVTLLPVGGTFLLLVYAENSLSPLIPARFYFPGAGLLSVIALLYLLGLTLTTVLGRWLWHRTDALVCRLPGLGLLYRTLKQILGLDPGEGALFERVVLVPDEGTGGAEIGLVTGSEGNGEAQRLLVFVPHSPNPAQGRLLRLSPGRVIPTDWSVDRALKGLFSLGKF
- a CDS encoding S9 family peptidase, whose product is MLKKIPTILEKHGRKRIDPYYWLRERENPEVLAYLRAENERAERETAHLRALEDALFEEIKARFKPADQSVPYRKCGYFYYTRFEEGKEYPILARKRGSLDAAEEIMLDGNELARGHEFFSIGGWAVSSGSDVLAYATDTVGRRVYTIHFKNLTTGETLDEAIPEATESLAWANDNRTLFYAKQDPVTLRSCRIFRHALGSDPSRDVLVFEETDETFSTYVFKTKSNRFIMIVSSQTLSQECRYLEADDPESEPRLLLARQRDHEYYVEHFEDRFLIRTNRGAKNFRLVAAPVEHPAEENWVEIVPHREDVLLSDFEVFARHLAVEERRRGLVHIRVIPWSGGAGHELVFDEPSYRAGFGDNPELDTALLRIEYTSMKTPVSIYDHDMDTGERRLLKREEVLGGFDPDDYVAERLYAQADGVEVPISIVYRRGVEKNGRNPLLLYGYGAYGLSTDAAFSSPRLSLIDRGFVYAIAHVRGGQELGRSWYEDGKLLKKKNTFTDFIACAEHLIREGYTCPDLLFAMGRSAGGLLMGAIANMRPDLFKGIVAEVPFVDVVTTMLDPSVPLTTGEYDEWGDPNDEKYFDYMLSYSPYDNVEAKDYPHMLITAGLHDSQVQYWEPAKWVAKLRELKTDRNRLLFKTNMEAGHGGASGRFRRYRETAFCYAFLLDLAGRAGRTS
- a CDS encoding alkaline phosphatase family protein; this translates as MNLPLRLLVSAVWFSSAAVVFASADRSPPKAIVVAWDGAVPAFAGDLLRQGKLPHLSRLIETGVFADDVLAVYPSLTAPGFASLMTGARPDATGITGNRIPRLPKDRFTVLESAPGFSPELQRAETIVEVARRAGRNVVDLHMPFAPPRSGGGLHFRGYAGISGRDGVVDAESHRPRASPPWTNAPASLAAPLETSFAVGASTLYCLLIDDPADERPGYDTMLVAPERDAARAKARLKAAPAGAGPSYWSDPVQVRTASGEPATVYFRLFHLDPGGKEFLLYFTRPARDLAAPPHLLRDASPLVRAFVGNGASVPYLRRNFGPTIPDGGDGLAEARYLETVSFALYQLEQAARWAIAFVPWDLFFVYTPFPDESEHLWRGYLDPALPGYRSEIAGRLRPLLERIYRGADELLGVLMAHRPDDTLVALISDHGMEATDRLVSVNKAFQRAGLLAVDETGRVDLAKTKLLCPPGTDGYLLFNMRDRRQGSVGDRERAALVEKARQALAEIRDGARRVVANVYDARARGSALGIGGDAGGDLYVDLVPGYELDCRLGGAGELIVKREPHGAHGFDPARPSMRTILALSGPGVHAGRRLSGVRVIDFAPTLARLLRLPPPKDATGRILREALIEP